CTCGTCTCCTCGTTAAAAGTGGATCGGGAACGGATTGATTCCGACAAGTCGTTTGCCGACTACGGTCTGGATTCGATCACGGGTGTTCATCTGGTGCAGGCGCTGAACGACAAGCTGCCGGTCGGGTTGAAGACGACGAACCTGTTCGATTACAGCTCGGTCAACCAACTCGCTTCCTACATGCTCCGGCAATACAAAGAAGCGCTTGCTACAGCGTTCGCTCCCGCCAAGCCTCAAACATCGGCGACGACCTCAGCGACTGTAATCGCAAATGACCCTGCAAGTGCAAATACAATTACATCGGCAGCAACATTGGTGCAAACGGCAAGCGCTCAAGCTGACGTTCAGCAAGGCGCTCGAGAAAGTGCTCGAGAAGGCGGTCGAGACGATGCGGGGAAAAAGATCTCCGAACAAGGCGGAGATCTTGATGTGATTGCGATCATCGGCATGAGCGGGCGTTTTCCGAAGTCGGGGGACTTGGGCGAGCTGTGGGAGCATCTGGCGAACGGAGACGATCTCGTTGGCCCGGTGACGCGATGGGATCTTCGCTCTTATCATGCGGAGGGAGCACGCTTTTGCAACGAAGGCGGCTTCCTCGATGACATCGACCGCTTCGATCCGCTGTTCTTCCACATCTCGGGTGTTGAAGCGGCGTACATGGACCCACAGCAGCGCATTTTCCTCGAAGAGTCTTGGAAAGCGCTCGAAGTGGCCGGTTATGCCGGCGACGCGATCAAAGGAGCCTCCTGCGGGGTGTATGTCGGGATCAACGGAGGCGACTACCAGCAGTCGATGGTTGAACAGGCACCGGCACAAGCGATGTGGGGCAACGCCGCCTCTGTGATTCCGGCGCGCATCTCGTATTTCCTAGACCTTCAAGGCCCAGCGGTCACGGTCGACACGGCTTGTTCGAGTTCGCTCGTCTCCATCCACTTAGCTTGCCAAGGGTTGCGGTCGAAGGAGACGAACATGGCGCTGGCCGGCGGCGTTTTCATCCAGAGCACGCCTCGTTTCTACTTGACGGCAGAGCGTGCGAGCATGCTCTCAGCGACAGGGCGCTGTCACACGTTCGATGACCAGGCGAACGGATTCGTGCCGGGAGAAGGCGTGGGGGTCGTCGTCCTCAAACGACTGAAAGACGCGCTCGCCGACCGAGATCATATCTATGGCGTGATTCGAGGCTCAGCGCTCAACCAGGACGGCACGACGAACGGAATAACTGCTCCCAGCGCCAATTCGCAAGAGCGTCTGGAGCGCGAAGTCTATGAGACGCATGGGATCAACCCGGAGCAGATTCAACTGGTCGAAGCGCACGGCACCGGAACGAAGCTCGGCGATCCGATCGAGTTCGACGCCTTGACCCGCGCCTTCCGCGCCTACACGGATCGCAAGGAATACTGCGCGATCGGTTCGATCAAAACGAACATCGGACACGCAGCAGCGGCGGCCGGGGTCGCCGGGGTGCTCAAGATCCTGCTCGCGCTTGAACACAAGCAACTGCCGCCCTCGCTTCATTTTGATGCGTGGAATGCAAACATCGAGCATCAAGGCAGCCCGTTCTATGTGAACACCAAGCTGCGGGACTGGAGCATCGAGCCGGGGAGCAAGCGCCGCGCAGCGATCAGCGCCTTCGGGTTCAGCGGCACCAACGCGCATATGGTGATCGAGGAAGCACCGCAGACCGTTCGGACGCCGATTGACAGAGCTGGGCATCTGATCGTGCTGTCCGCTCGCACCGCCGAACAGCTTCGCAAGCAGGTGCAGAATCTGATCGCCTGCTGCGAGCAGGAACCGAATGCGGACTGCGGCAACATCAGCTACACCTTGCTCGTCGGGCGCAGGCATCTGCCTCACCGCTTGGCCTGCGTGGTGCGCGATGTGCCGGAACTGGTCAAGTCGCTGCAAAAATGGCTGGAGACGGGAAATGTCGCCGGTGTGCATCACGGCGAATTGCTTGAGAACGAACTTCGGGAACAGCCATCGCTCAAACGCTACGGCAACCAGTGCATCGAAAACAGTCGCCATGCTGCCCAAGGGGCAGACCTGCTCGAACAGCTCGCGGCCGTGGCCGATCTGTATGCACAAGGCTATGCGCTGGAGTACGGACGCCTGTTTGAAGGGCTGCCCTATGCGCGTATCCCGCTGTCGACATATCCGTTTGCCAAGGAGCGGTATTGGAAGCCGGAGGATTCGGCGCACTCTGTCGCGAAGGTGGGCGGCACGAACTCCCGCACGCTACATCCGTTGCTGCACGAAAACATTTCGGTGCTAGAAGAGCAGCGCTATGCGTCTGTTTTTACAGGAAAAGAGTTCTTCCTTGCCGATCATGTGATCAACGGACAGCGGATTCTGCCGGGCGTGGCCCATCTCGAAATGGTCCGTGCAGCTCTTGAGCTGGCGGCAGGAGCGAGCGAAGAAGGCAGCCCATGGCGCTTGCAGCATGTGGGCTTCGCAAGCCCGATCCTCGCAGGGAACGAGCCCGTTGAGGTTCAGGTCGGGCTGCGGCAGGAAGAGGCCGAAGTGATTTCTTTTGAAGTCAGAGACGGGCGGGGAGCTGTCGTACACAGCCAAGGCCGGGCGAGACGCTTGGGTAAGGCAGATGCACCTGTCGTCGATCTCGCCACTCTGCAGACGGCCTGCTCGCAGAACCGAATCAGCGCTTCCGAGCTGTACGAGCTCTTCCGCCAAGCCGGGCTGGACTACGGGCCGGCTCACCAAGGGATCGAGATCCTGTCGATCGGAACGGGGCAGGTGCTGGCGAAGTTGTCGCTGCCCGATTGCGTGGCTGACACAGAGAGCCGCTACGTTCTGCACCCGAGCCTCATGGACGCGGCGCTGCAGGCCGCGATCGGCCTGATGCTCGGCACTGCGTCATTCAAACCGCTTGTGCCCTTCGCGTTGGAGGAAGTCGAGATCTACGGCCCGTGCACACCCTCAATGTGGGCCGTGGTGCGCCGCAGCGAAGGCAGCACAGGAGAAGACAAGGTGCAAAAGTTCGATGTGGACGCGTGTGACGAAAATGGTCAGGTGCGCGTGCGCTTGAAAGGTTACAGCTCGCGCATGCTGGAAGAGGGAGCAGGGGGGCGCACGCAGGGAACGCACTTGCTGCAGCCGAGCTGGAAGCAGCAGGTCATCGCGCAGAAGACGGCCCTTCGTGCCCTGTCGCAGCATTTGGTGCTGCTCTGCGAGCTAACGGCACCTCTCGTGCTCGGCGGACAGGTCGTGGTGCTGCAGTCGGATCGTCAGGACATCGCCGAGCGCTACCAAGCGTATGCGGTGCGCGTGTTCGAAGAGATTCAGACCCTTCTGCGCAGCAGGCCACAGGGCAAGGCGCTGGTGCAAGTCGTGGTGCCTGCCGACGGAGAAGGTCAGGTCTTCAGTGGCCTTGCCGGACTGCTTCGCACCGCTCGCCGCGAGAACCCGAACCTGATCGCGCAGTTGATCGAGGTCGAGGACACGGCAGGATTGGAACACAAGCTTTTGGAAAATCGCCATTCCCTGCAAGATGACCGCATCCGCTACCGATACGGGCAGCGCTGGGTCGCTTCTTGGGATGTGGCGGAAGTCTCGCAGCAGGCGTTCCACACCCCGTGGCGAGATGGCGGCGTCTACCTTCTGACTGGCGGTGCGGGAGGACTCGGCCTGATTTTTGCCAAAGAGATCGCAAGCCAAGTCAAGGCTCCGCGACTCATCCTCACCGGCCGCTCCCCCTTAGGCCTACAGCTGCAAGCGGCTCTGCAGGAGTTGAAGGACCTCGGCGCACACATCGAGTACCAACAGGTCGATGTGACGCGGGAAGAGGCGGTCGCTGGACTGTTTGAAGGGATCCGGGCACGCTATGGCACCCTCCAAGGCATCCTGCACGGAGCGGGCGTGATCCGCGACAACTTCATCATCCGCAAGACCGGGCAGCAGATGCAGGAGGTGCTGGCTCCCAAAGTGAGCGGATTGGTCCACCTCGACCGTTCGAGCATCGGGCTGCCGCTGGACTTCTTCGTGCTGTTCTCCGCTGTGGCTGGCTGCCTAGGAAATCCGGGGCAGGCCGATTATGCGGCGGCCAACGGATTCTTGGATGCTTATGCTGCCGAGCGCAATCGTCTGGTCGCTCGCGGGCAACGCCAAGGCCGCACGCTTGCGATCGACTGGCCGCTCTGGCAAGACGGCGGAATGCAGGTGGATGCAGAGACGGAGCAATGGATGAGAGAGCATACAGGGATGATCCCGCTGGAGAGCCGGAACGGGATTCGTGCTCTCTATCAGGGCTTGTCCATCGGGTGCGATCAGGTGATGGTGGTGCAAGGCGACCTCGCCCGGATCACGGAGAAGCTGCACCCGCTGTTCCCTGACCCTGCTGTCCGCCCGGTTCACAGCGTGGTTGACCATGTGCAAGCGAGAGTGCTGCAGATCGCCTCGGACTTGCTGCAGGTCAGGTCTGATGAACTGGATGCTGAGGCTGAGTGGCTAGACTACGGGATCGATGCGTTTCTGATGAATGAGCTGGCCGATCGTCTCAACGAGGAGTTCGGCCAGGATCTGACGCCTGGCACCTTCTCGGAACTGCCGACGATCCAGCAGGTGATCGACCTGCTGACAGGCGAGACCGACAAGCAGGTTCCCGCAGCTCCGATCCCGACTGCCAAGGAAGAGGCGGTTCTGGCGAGCACAGCAGCCGATTTTTTCAAAAAGCAGCTGTCCTCCGTCCTGGGAGTTCCGGCTGAGAGCATCGAAGCGTCTGCGCCGCTGGAAGTGTACGGCATCGACTCGATCATGGTGATGCAGCTGACCCGTCAATTGGAAAAAACGTTCGGTGCGTTGCCGAAGACGCTGTTCTTCGAGTACCAGAACATTCGCGATCTGACCGGGTACTTTTTGAAAAATCACCGTGCCCATCTGATCGACCTGCTCGGGGTCGAGGAGCGATCGGCAGAGCCTGCATCTGTTTCGGTGGCAGCGCCTGTGCGGAAGGTCGTCGCGCCGGTTCGCGCGGTGGCCAAGGAGCCGACCAAACAGAGCAGCCCTCTCGATATCGCGATCATCGGCCTGTCAGGGCGCTACCCGCAGGCGGACGATCTGGAGGCATTCTGGAAAAACTTGCGCGAGGGTCGGGACTCGATCACCGAGATTCCAAAGGAGCGCTGGGATCACAGCCCGTATTATGACCCGGATCGTAGCAAGCATGGCAAGACGTACAGCAAGTGGGGCGGGTTCGTGCGCGATGTCGACAAATTCGACCCGCTGTTCTTCAATATCGCACCTCGGGAAGCTGAGATCATGGACCCGCAAGAGCGCCTGTTCCTGCAGTCCGTGTATGAGGCGCTGGAAGATGCGGGCTACACCCGCGACACGCTCGTGTCAGGCGGGGAATCGGGCGAGGAGCGCAATGTCGGGGTCTACGTCGGGGTGATGTACTCAGAGTATCAGCTGTACGGAGCGGAGGAGACGCTGCGGGGCCGTCCGATGTCCTTGTCGGGCAACCCGTCGTCGATCGCCAACCGCGTGTCCTATTTCTTCAACTTGCACGGCCCGAGCCTAGCGGTCGATACGATGTGCTCCTCGTCGCTCACGGCGATTCATCTGGCCTGCCAGAGTCTGGAGCAAGGCGACTGCGAGCTGGCCGTGGCCGGCGGGGTCAACCTGTCCTTGCATCCGAACAAGTACTTGATGCTGGGCCAAGCCAAGTTCGCGTCGAGCAAAGGGCGCTGTGAGAGCTTTGGTGAAGGGGGCGACGGATACGTGCCGGGTGAAGGAGTCGGCGCTGTACTGCTAAAACCGCTCGACAAGGCGTTAGAGGACGGCGACCAGATCTACGGCGTGATCAAGGGGACGGCGGTCAATCACGGGGGCAAGACCAACGGCTACTCCGTTCCGAATCCGAATCTGCAAGCTCGCGTGATCGGACGCGCGTTCAAAAAGGCCGGCATTCACCCGCGCTCCCTCTCTTACTTGGAAGCGCACGGCACGGGAACGGCGCTCGGCGACCCGATCGAGATCGCCGGATTGATGAGAGTCTTCCAAGAAGACACGGCAGACACGCAATTCTGCGCGATCGGATCAGTCAAATCCAACATCGGCCACTGCGAGAGTGCGGCTGGCATCGCAGGCCTGACCAAAGTGCTGCTGCAGATGAAGCATCGCCAGCTGGTGCCGTCTCTGCACGCAGACGTGCTGAACCCGAACATCGACTTTGGTCGGACGCCGTTCGTCGTGCAGCGGGAACTGGCGGAGTGGAAGCGCCCGCTGCTGGAGGTGGACGGCGAGCTGCGCGAGGTTCCGCGCATCGCTGGCATCTCCTCGTTCGGAGCGGGAGGTTCCAATGCGCATCTTGTGATCGAGGAGCATTTGCCGGAGGTGGCATCGCGAGCGGCTGCCCGTATCGAGCAGAACCGTCCGGCTCTGCTCGTGCTGTCCGCCAAAGACGAGCAGCGTCTGTACGAGCAGGTGCTGCGCCTGCAGTCGGCGATCGACAGACAGGTCGTGACGGATGATACGCTCGCCGATGCGGCCTATACCTTGCAGGTGGGGCGCGAAGTGATGGAAGAACGGCTCGCCGTGGTGGCAACCTCAGCACAGGACCTGCAGCAGAAGCTGTCCGCCTATCTGCAAGGCCGTCCGACGCTTGGCGCGGTCTTCCGCGGTCAGGTCAAAGGGGCGACGGACAGCTCGCTGTCGTTCGCGGCGGATCAAGATCTGCAGGAGCTCGTGACGAAATGGTGGGAGAGCGGCCAGCTTGCCAAGCTGGCTGACCTCTGGGTCAAGGGCCTGCGTGTGGAGTACGGTTCTTTGTATGGCACGCAGAGACCGCGCCGCCTCTCGCTACCGACCTATCCGTTTGCCCGTGAGAGATGCTGGGCGGTGGAGGGGCTGAATTTTGACGAAGGGTTCTATGAGCAGATTCTGGACGAGATGGTGGACGAAGAGATCACCCTCGAAGAAGCCCTTCTGAAAATCAGCAGCGTCCTGATCCCGAATTGATCTCTTGACTAAATGAATGTTGCGAGATTAGTATTAGGTATAAGAAGGTAAATGGTAGTATGATTGAAACAAACTCCTTATTTGCTTTCCAATCGATGTTGCGGCGCGTTGGCGGGCGTAAGGGGCACATCCAGTTGCATCGTGTCGTGTGCATTTGGGCAGATGACATGGGAAGAGTATGTCCGCATGACATATTTTCATAGCAGAACCTAAGAAAAGGGAGGAGCGATCCTCCCTTTTTTCTATTTTATGAGAGAAATTGTGAAAAGGAACGCCGAACGCGAGGAGGTACATATGAAAGATTTCCTGCAGCAACTATTGTCTGAAGTGAAACACAATCGTTTGTCCAAATCCAAAGCGATAGATATGATTCGAGATGCACAGGCGGCAAGCAGAAACGAGTCCGTTTCTGAGCCGGCTTCTGAATTGTTGACCTATGAAGAAGTCTGGAAGGAGGAAAAGGCGGCCGAGGGAACGCCGCTTCGTGCGAGCAAGTTGATCTGCTTCCTGACAGAGCCGGAGCATCAGCAAGCGGTCGAGGAAGCGGTGCAGGCTGTCGATGATCGCGCACAGGTTGCGTTCGTCACCAGCGGGGAGAGACTTCAGGACGTGCTCGGCGACGGACGGCAGGACTGGCAAGAGGTGGACGCCGTACTGTATCTCAGTCCGCTGGAGGATGCGATCTGCCGTCAGGACCCGGCTGCGCTCGTTCCTCTTGTCCAAGATCTGGCGAAGTCGAACGTGAAGGCCAAGCGACTGATGCTCCTCGGTTCTTATGCCAACGAATGGGAGCGTTGTCATCTGGAGTCGTGGATCGCGCTGACCCGCTCGCTACGGCTCGTGCTGTCACAGACGCAGGCGGCCATGTTCATTCAAGAGGGAGAGGTCTCGTTCGCTGCGTGCCTGCCGAAGATTTTGACGGAACTGCAAGCGCCGTCGCTCTCCAGCGTTCTCTACCGATCCGGCAAGCGCTATGTATGCGCCGTGCAGCCGACCGACTTGCAAGCGGGCGACTTGAAGGTGAGAGCAGGGGGCACTTATCTGATCACCGGAGGATGCGGCGGGCTTGGGTATTTATTTTCCGAATATTTCGCCAAAAAAGGTCCGGTCAAGCTGATTCTGACTGGACGCTCTGCGCTTGATGATGAGAAGCTGGCCAAGCTCCATGCTCTGGAACAGCTGGGCAGCCAAGTCCTGTATGTGAAAGCGGATGTCTGCGAGGCGGATGCGATGCGGGAAGGGCTTGCTCAAGCATGTGAGCAGTTTGGCGCGATTCATGGCGTTGTGCATGCGGCGGGTGTCACGAGCGACCGGAGCATTCTTGAGAAAGATGCGGAGAGTTTCAAGCGCATCCTCGACCCGAAAATCAGGGGCACCCAAGTGCTTGACGAGCTGCTCGCAGACGAAGAGGCGTTGGAGTTCGTCTGCTATTTCTCGTCGTCTTCTGCGGTCCTCGGCGACTTTGGTTCGGGTGACTATGCGCTGGCGAACCGGTTCCAGATGGCCTATGCAGCCATGCGAAACGAACAGGGGCGTCCCGGTAAGACGCTGGTGATCAACTGGCCGCTCTGGAGAGACGGAGGCATGGGGCTGGAAGATGAGGAGAGCGCTAAGATCTATCTGAAAACGAGCGGTCAGCGCTTCTTGGAAGTGGAAGAAGGGCTGGCGATGTTCGACCTCCTTCTCTCGCAGGGGCGGACGCAGCATCTGGTCATGGCCGGAGAGCGCCGTCGAATCGAGCACTTCCTCGGCCTGTCGCAGCCGGAGTCTTCGAAGGCTCCGACCTCGCAAGCGGGCCTCTCTTCCGGTTCCGGAAGACGTCCAGAAATGAAGGGATTCACGGTGGCACAATGCTTGACGTGGGATTTGCAAGAACTGATCGGCGGAATTCTAAAGGTCTCGCGGGACAAGTTGGACGTGGGGACGAACCTGGCCGATTTTGGATTTGAGTCGGTCAGCTTGACCGAGCTGGCCGCTGCGATGACGAAGCATTTTGGCGTGGAGATCTCCCCGGCGGTGTTTTTCGGGCATTCGACGATTCAGGCGCTGGTCTCGCATCTGGAGAGCGAGCATGGAGAAGTCGTGCGCGCCTTCTACGCGACGGAGCGGTTGCAGCCTGAGCGTGTGGAGAAACAGCCGGAAGCGTCTCTTGAGGACACTATTGCGGAAACGGCGGCGACCGAAACCTCGGGAGCGGGGCCGGAGCCGATTGCGATCATCGGGATGAGCGGTCGCTTCCCGCAGGCGCGAAACATCGACGAACTGTGGGACATCCTCGCCGAAGGACGGGATGCGGTCACCGAGATTCCGGAAGACCGCTATGACTGGCGGGAGTATTATGGCGATCGCAGTCGCAGCAAATGGCTGGGTGCGATCCCGGGCGTGCGGGAGTTCGATCCGTTGTTCTTTGAGATCTCGCCGCTGGAAGCCGAAGCGATGGACCCGAAACAGCGCCTGCTCCTACAAGAGGCATGGAGGGCGCTGGAAGATGCAGGATTGGGCAAGCGACATCTGAACGGGAACAAGATCGGCATGTTCGTCGGTGTGGAAGAAGGCGACTATCAGATGCTGTCTCAAGGCGAGGACACCAGCATCACGTCGAACCATAACGCGATTCTTGCGGCGCGCCTGCCGTATTTCCTGAACTTTAGCGGCCCGGTGATGGCGATCAATACCGCCTGCTCCTCCGGGTTGGTGGCAGCCCATCAGGCCTGCTTGAGCCTGCGAAATGGGGAGTGTGACGCGGCGGTGGTCGCCGGCGTTAACTTGCTGCTGACGCCGGCCGCTTACCTAGGCATGACGGAGGCCGGCATGCTGTCGGAGGATGGCAAATGTAAGGCATTTGATAACGAGGCGAACGGTTTGGTGCCGGGGGAAGCCGTGGCAGTGGTCGTGCTCAAGCGGCTCTCGCAAGCACTGGCGGACGGAGACCCGGTCTACGCGGTCATCCAAGGAAGCGGCGTGAACTATGACGGCAAGACGAACGGCATCACGGCGCCAAGCACCGTCGCACAGGCGAATCTCGTACACGATGTGTACGAGCAGCACGAGGTAGACCCGGAAGAGATCGACTACATTGTGACGCATGGCACCGGGACGAAGCTCGGGGACCCGGTCGAGGTTCATGCGCTGCAGGACGTCTTCAAGCGCCGCACGCAAAAGCGCGGGTATTGTGCGCTGACTTCGACCAAGACCAATCTGGGCCACACGTTTGCGGCGTCAGGTTTGGTCAACCTGATCAGCTTGGTTCAGGCGATGCGGCATGAGACCATCCCGGCCAGCCTGCATTGCGAGACGGAGAACGAGTACATCCGTTG
The window above is part of the Brevibacillus antibioticus genome. Proteins encoded here:
- a CDS encoding SDR family NAD(P)-dependent oxidoreductase, which encodes MNRYLETRAGDIITVYPQKHPSIVKQIRKEFVSDDATLLRVWAEGSRDREELDELLCRLLGAHLRELGLHPSKNPARGLTDLYNKWSEESLALLTRYGHLSFDASSETLWQEWEARKSRWLEKAELKAQVVLVETTMRALPDILTGKRAATDILFPDASMKLVEGVYKNNVISDGFNEVLADTVVLYLQERLKNEPAARIRILEIGAGTGGTSAMVFDKLQPYQQHVEEYCYTDISKAFLLHAEREYAPKAPYLTYRVFNVEGPIAGQGLDAGAYDLVLATNCLHATKNIRQTLRNAKAVLAKNGLLLLNEMSRNSVFTHLTFGLLDGWWRYEDAELRMPGCPGLSPEAWSSVLKAEGLRAVDHLTQKAHDLGQQIIVAESDGVVRQKQGKGPTVVSTTAKSPKTEIPVVSREAGEAPASEVTEARIEERVKEAIKDQLVSSLKVDRERIDSDKSFADYGLDSITGVHLVQALNDKLPVGLKTTNLFDYSSVNQLASYMLRQYKEALATAFAPAKPQTSATTSATVIANDPASANTITSAATLVQTASAQADVQQGARESAREGGRDDAGKKISEQGGDLDVIAIIGMSGRFPKSGDLGELWEHLANGDDLVGPVTRWDLRSYHAEGARFCNEGGFLDDIDRFDPLFFHISGVEAAYMDPQQRIFLEESWKALEVAGYAGDAIKGASCGVYVGINGGDYQQSMVEQAPAQAMWGNAASVIPARISYFLDLQGPAVTVDTACSSSLVSIHLACQGLRSKETNMALAGGVFIQSTPRFYLTAERASMLSATGRCHTFDDQANGFVPGEGVGVVVLKRLKDALADRDHIYGVIRGSALNQDGTTNGITAPSANSQERLEREVYETHGINPEQIQLVEAHGTGTKLGDPIEFDALTRAFRAYTDRKEYCAIGSIKTNIGHAAAAAGVAGVLKILLALEHKQLPPSLHFDAWNANIEHQGSPFYVNTKLRDWSIEPGSKRRAAISAFGFSGTNAHMVIEEAPQTVRTPIDRAGHLIVLSARTAEQLRKQVQNLIACCEQEPNADCGNISYTLLVGRRHLPHRLACVVRDVPELVKSLQKWLETGNVAGVHHGELLENELREQPSLKRYGNQCIENSRHAAQGADLLEQLAAVADLYAQGYALEYGRLFEGLPYARIPLSTYPFAKERYWKPEDSAHSVAKVGGTNSRTLHPLLHENISVLEEQRYASVFTGKEFFLADHVINGQRILPGVAHLEMVRAALELAAGASEEGSPWRLQHVGFASPILAGNEPVEVQVGLRQEEAEVISFEVRDGRGAVVHSQGRARRLGKADAPVVDLATLQTACSQNRISASELYELFRQAGLDYGPAHQGIEILSIGTGQVLAKLSLPDCVADTESRYVLHPSLMDAALQAAIGLMLGTASFKPLVPFALEEVEIYGPCTPSMWAVVRRSEGSTGEDKVQKFDVDACDENGQVRVRLKGYSSRMLEEGAGGRTQGTHLLQPSWKQQVIAQKTALRALSQHLVLLCELTAPLVLGGQVVVLQSDRQDIAERYQAYAVRVFEEIQTLLRSRPQGKALVQVVVPADGEGQVFSGLAGLLRTARRENPNLIAQLIEVEDTAGLEHKLLENRHSLQDDRIRYRYGQRWVASWDVAEVSQQAFHTPWRDGGVYLLTGGAGGLGLIFAKEIASQVKAPRLILTGRSPLGLQLQAALQELKDLGAHIEYQQVDVTREEAVAGLFEGIRARYGTLQGILHGAGVIRDNFIIRKTGQQMQEVLAPKVSGLVHLDRSSIGLPLDFFVLFSAVAGCLGNPGQADYAAANGFLDAYAAERNRLVARGQRQGRTLAIDWPLWQDGGMQVDAETEQWMREHTGMIPLESRNGIRALYQGLSIGCDQVMVVQGDLARITEKLHPLFPDPAVRPVHSVVDHVQARVLQIASDLLQVRSDELDAEAEWLDYGIDAFLMNELADRLNEEFGQDLTPGTFSELPTIQQVIDLLTGETDKQVPAAPIPTAKEEAVLASTAADFFKKQLSSVLGVPAESIEASAPLEVYGIDSIMVMQLTRQLEKTFGALPKTLFFEYQNIRDLTGYFLKNHRAHLIDLLGVEERSAEPASVSVAAPVRKVVAPVRAVAKEPTKQSSPLDIAIIGLSGRYPQADDLEAFWKNLREGRDSITEIPKERWDHSPYYDPDRSKHGKTYSKWGGFVRDVDKFDPLFFNIAPREAEIMDPQERLFLQSVYEALEDAGYTRDTLVSGGESGEERNVGVYVGVMYSEYQLYGAEETLRGRPMSLSGNPSSIANRVSYFFNLHGPSLAVDTMCSSSLTAIHLACQSLEQGDCELAVAGGVNLSLHPNKYLMLGQAKFASSKGRCESFGEGGDGYVPGEGVGAVLLKPLDKALEDGDQIYGVIKGTAVNHGGKTNGYSVPNPNLQARVIGRAFKKAGIHPRSLSYLEAHGTGTALGDPIEIAGLMRVFQEDTADTQFCAIGSVKSNIGHCESAAGIAGLTKVLLQMKHRQLVPSLHADVLNPNIDFGRTPFVVQRELAEWKRPLLEVDGELREVPRIAGISSFGAGGSNAHLVIEEHLPEVASRAAARIEQNRPALLVLSAKDEQRLYEQVLRLQSAIDRQVVTDDTLADAAYTLQVGREVMEERLAVVATSAQDLQQKLSAYLQGRPTLGAVFRGQVKGATDSSLSFAADQDLQELVTKWWESGQLAKLADLWVKGLRVEYGSLYGTQRPRRLSLPTYPFARERCWAVEGLNFDEGFYEQILDEMVDEEITLEEALLKISSVLIPN